DNA sequence from the Armigeres subalbatus isolate Guangzhou_Male chromosome 1, GZ_Asu_2, whole genome shotgun sequence genome:
TCTCCACTTTTCACGACGACGATGCGTGTTATCCTTTTCGTTGCTTTGTTTGTGTCTCCTCATTGACAGGATACTGATTGTTGTTTCGGATGGGGAGTGGGTGGAATGCAATGTCACGCACACCAAAGAAATTTATTGTATAACAGTTTGTACAGCGGATGATTATAATTAAATGTGGGTCAAAATTCGTTGCatcaaaaaaagttttctttaCGGCAAGGATGCATCGGATgatatgcgtagttcgagtttacGTGAGCCAGCCTATCGAGTCCCAGTGGAATGTACATAAGGAATTGTTAAAGTAATGAGTCTTCTGCTGCTGAATGCGCGATGTCTGCGTCCAAGGACCAACTTCCAACCTGGATTCAAGCATTGAAagtaaattgaactttttttcgttGAGCAGCTGCTAGCTAAATATCTGTAGCGGGGAGGGAGAATTCAAGAAACATAGAGGGTGGCATATGATTAATAAATTACATCATTTGTTGGGGGAACATCCATCGTTCAAATCACATTTAGATTGTGATATGCCTGTAGCCAGTATGTCAAACAAAACCCGACCTAGTAATGCAGGCAAAAACACGAAATTTGCGGacatgaataataaaataaaacccATTAAACATATATTTTGGAATGAAAAATCGTTTAATAATTGGTATTTTGAGTATCTGATGATTCGAATAACTTATTCTAAGCCAAATCCGTTGGAAAACCTATCCGCGCGCGAATCTCCTGCTTCGTTTTGGGTCCAGCAACGACCTTAGGCAGCGCTGGCATCGTCACTTCCGGTGTCTTCATTGGATCGACGCCATCTGTGGCTGCCGTTGAACTGGTGGCTGCCATAGAACTCCCACCCGAACGCTGTTCCGTAGCGCGTGCCAGCCGTTCCTGTTTGGCGACCTCGTACTCCTTGAGATCGCTCAGTTTGAGGGTGAAGCTTTGTATCTCGCGACGACGCATGATGGTTTACAAACTAAAAATAAAGAGAAAATGTTGTAATACGAACAAAATGCAATTCATCGGATTTACATTAGTTTTAGTTTGATGTGTACATCGGAGCAGTGGTGctaaaatattttatattttttagtgAAACTAtgatacagtgatcgttcgctaattggggcacgatcTCACCCCAACTAGCAAATGCCGTTCGCtagttggggcgttttgacaatcgtcaatgttgtttactttttgcattgaacaaaggaaaatttcacgcgccagaaaatatcgatcaagCTTTGGCCACGATATGTCTAAACGTCGATCCCAAGATCTACGGACTAGTGCGGACTGCTAAAACCGCGAAAGAAGCGTGGGACAATTTGCGGGATTCCTACGAGCATATTGGCCTGTTGAGAAGACTGACGGGAATCCGACTGGTTGGCGCTGAACGGGATGAAGAAATCATTTGTCAGGCGACACAGGAGTACGTGAACGAATTGTTTACGACGTGTCACCAGCTTTCGGAGGTAGGTTTCAAAGTGGACGACACCTGGTTAGCGAGCTTGCTGATGAAAGGCCTGCCGAAGCAGTACGAACCGATGATCCTGGGATTGGAGTCGTCGGGAATGCAGCTTACGGCGGACATCGTCAAGGCGAAAATCTTGCAGGATGTGAAGGTCGGCAACAATTGCAAGTCAAGTGATGGTGCGTTCTACAGTCATCCGAGACCGGAGCAGAAATCTGGAGAAAAGTCTGCGGTGAAGTGTTTCCGGTACAAGAAGTCGGGACACTATGCATCCCAGTGCCAGAGGAAATTTAGTGAGAAGAAGGAAACCCGAGGAGAAGCCCGTGGGAAACAAAGTGGTCACGCTGCATTCTACGCGGCGTTCAACGCAATACAGTCGTCAGAGGTCAATGCCGACTGGATCTTCGATTCCGGTGCAACGACGCATCTGTGCCGGAACAGGAAGTTATTGGAAGAAGCTGAAAATGTGTCGTCAAGTATCAACGTAGCGAATAATGCGAAAGCTGACGTCATCTCGAAGGGCGTCGTCAATCTGGAAGTAGACATCGGAGGTTCGTCGTGTGGTATCACCATGAAGAAGTAGGAAGTTGTTGGGAGAAGCTGAAAATGTGTCGTCAAGTATCAACGTAGCGAATAATACGAAAGCTGACGTCATCTCAAAGGGCGTCGTCAATCTGAAAGTAGACATCGGAGGTTCGTCGTGTGGTATCACCATGAAGAATGTGCTGTGTGTTCCAGATTTGGCCTTGAATCTGCTGTCCATGGGCAAGATGTGCCAGAGCGGATACCATGTGACGTTCGACAAGAGCTCGTGCAAGGTCGTTAGCCCCACAAAGGAGATTGTAGCGGTTGGACAGTATTCGGATGGTCTGTACAAGCTGGAGCTGGTCAAGAATTCGAACGTTCACGTGGCACGGGAGCAGAATAGTTTTCAACTATGGCATCGTTGATTGGGACATCTTTCGGCCGACGGTATGAAGCGGCTGAGGAAAATATCAACAGGCATGTGTTCCCTGCATTCAAGGTAAGCACCAGCGGCAACCGTTCAAGGTAAAAGGTCATCGTGTTGATCGGGTGCTCGAGCTGGTCCACTCCGATCTCTGTGGGCAAATGGAGACGGTATCTTTGGGAGGAAGCAGGTACTTCCTGACACTCATCGATGATGCGAGCAGGAAGgcgtttgtatatttttttgaaatcgaAGGCGGACGTTTTGGAAGCATTTGAAGATTTCAAGTCATTTGTCGAGAACCAAACGGGAGAAAAAATCAAGCGAATCAGAACGGACAACCGCAAGGAGTACGTTAATTGGGCGATGCGGCGGTGCTTGCGTCGAGCTGGGATCCATCACAAGACAACGGTTCCGTACAATCCGGAGCAGAATGGGCTTGCAGAAAGGATGAACCGAACGTTGGTGGAGCGTGCCAAGAGTATGGTGTTTTATGCTGGGCTTGGGAAACGATTCTGGGCGGAAGCAGTAGCCACTGCTTCATACGTTTACATGAAGAGAAGTTTACGGGAAAGCGTCCCGATTTGTCGCACCTACGTGTGTTTGGAAGCGAAGTCATGGTGCACATTCCGAAGGAGAAGAGACGCAAATGGGATGAGAAATCAAAACGTTGCATCTTTATGGGCTACAGCGAGAACTCGAAAGCGTACAGAGTGTACAACTTCAAGACGCAGGACGTAGCAGTGAGTCGTGACgtgatatttctgaaggaaggtCAAGTAAATCCGAGAGAAGAATATCCCACCCAAAAAGCACCTCTCGGAATGGTTGTGCAGAACGAGATGGATGTTGCAGAGAAACAGTTCGTAGACGGTGATGAAAACGATCTGGAAGCGCAAGATGACGAGCTCAGTGAAACAGAGCCCGAGGAATCAGAAGACGCCGACAAGACGCTGATCGACCCTGACCTACAACCTGCTGCGCTCCCTCCACATCCAGAGAACCCACAACAGTTGGTAAGGCGCAATGCAAAGGAGCGCGTAACCCCCGACAACTATCGGGATTTTCATTTGGGACTCAGTATTCTTCCTGACGAAAGTTCCCAAATTCCACAGCTTCGCGTAACCCCAGGTGATGCGAGCATCGTGCCACAGACGTTCCAGGAAGCGATTTCGTGCGAGGACAGCGACCGTTGGAAGGACGCGATGGTCGAGGAGCACCGAGCGCAGATGAAGAATCAGACCTGGGAGCTCGCCGTTGGCTGCCAGGTTGGACCTGAAGATTCACCAGATGGATGCAGTAACAGCGTTTCTGCAAGGTGAGTTGGAAGAGGAGGAAATTTATATGGAGCAGCCAGAAGGATTCGTCAACCCTGACGGTCCGAGGATTGTCTGCAAGCTGAAGAAAGCGCTATACGGACTGAAACAATCCAGGATTTGGAACCAGAAGCTGGATGgcgaattgggttgtttaggggtatatatgtttttacatattctgaatctacataaaaaactgagcccaaccccaatttttcagaatttttggagccccgaaactatttttaattcgcattttaaatttatatgggactaaaaatttgttcttatgctgcatgggccaactgtcattctatgaatgttagtgtcattctatcgattgaaatggattattgtttgctgttcaaaaatgtaaataaaaggtttacaaacaaaataaaaatatgttggagatcaggaaagcatgctctttatgttaaactgcaaaaaactagatatttttctgagctaaacaacccaattgaagCGCTTTGGACTAAAGCGTTCGAAATACGACACGTGCATGTACTATCAAATTGAAAACGGCCAGATCCTGATAGTAGCGGTGTATGTCGATGACCTCCTCATCTTTTCCATCAACCAGCGTTGGGTGAACCACCTCAAGAGGCAGCTTACGTCGAAGTTCGTCATGAAGGTTCTTGGATTGGCCAACAAAGTCCTTGGCATTCGAGTGACGCGACAGAAggatttttttcctgttcgggtgtgctactgcgaccaattattagatctattgtagcgttacccgtatccttagtgtttaagtgcatgtcgaattactccagtgctattgagaagcaattcgatacagttgttgttttgttttctcaagaccaccatgacaaggtcccgctatttagacccttcatagagagcaatcccattgaaggcgcgccccttatcaataggaaatcaatcctttcttgagaaaacagaacagtaatactgtttttggccatgcatcggagccctagccacatccttgtcttgtttctagaatatcaccagtgaaacttCTAAAAcacgggatttagctctgtctatatacaagaccatttcaagcaagagaatttgttcagtaataagaacttccgtgtgttccccTCACTACCATTTttcaccagttcatgaagagttagtacgtatttaaacccctatctcgatttttccagcagtcagttcagcctaggaccgggtaccgaggttttttaactaattgcttgaaaagttgtttccgctgcatacagtttagcctcaaacaagaggaattcgagtctttcaactgtctgcaaggtaacattcttcttcttcttcttcttcttattggcattacatccccacactgggacagagccgcctcgcggcttagtgtttattaagcacttccacagttattaactgcgaagtttctaagccaggttaccatttttgcattcgtatatcatgaggccggcacgatgatacttttatgcccagggaagtcgagacaatttccaatcaaaaaattgcctagaccggcaccgggactcgaacccagccaccctcagcatggtcttgctttgtagccgcgcgtcttaccgcatggctaaggagggcaaggtaacaataattattttttatttctgagactgctgttggtagcggggactaaatacgatgaattctTAATTACCagaacttattgccctagctagaaaaacgGTAAGCTAgagctctgtttggtagatcttacaccgcaacacattacgtcaaagtgatctaccgtgttacgggcgACAGAAGGATACTGTGTGTTTGGACCAGGAGCAGTATATTCAGCAGCTACTCGAACGGTTCGGCATGGGGGACTGTGATCCAGTTGCGACCCCGGCGGACCACAATCAAAAACTGACGAAGCAGATGAGTCCTAGCAATGAGGAAGAACGAAAGCAGATGAAGAAAGTTCTCCAGTTCCTGGCGTGTTGCACGCGCCCGGACATCAGTTTTGCCGTGAATGCGGTCACCCAGTTTAGCAGCGATCCAGGCAAACCGCACTGAACAGCAGCGAAGCGCATTTTGCGGTACCTGAAAGGGACGAAGGAGATGAAAATTATTTATaagaaacaagaagacgaaagtTTGACTGGCTTCAGTGATGCGGACTGGGGAAACGACATCGAGACGCGACGGTCCATCACGGGATTTGTGTTCATGAAGTCAGGCGGATCGATATCGTGGAATTGTCGAAGGCAATCGACAGTGGCCTTGTCGACAACTGAAGCGGAGTATATGGGGATATCGGCAGCAGCCCAAGATGCTATCTGGTGGCGAGGACTACGACAGAGCTATCCAGTGTTGCTGAGAAGATAACCATTTTTAGCGACAACAAGAGCGCGATTCACCTAGCGGAAAAGGAAGTTGGTTACTCTCCACGCGGTCAAGGATTTCTTCGACAAGCTGGACGAAAGTGTGAAGATCAAAGTGGTTCTCGCTGACGGTTCGGTAACCCGGATAAACATTAACAttaacttgtatgacataactcattgaaatacaatagattgtgtggtaAACAGTACAAACTATTGTACGCTTATTGTAAAATTTTCGaggttgtaaaagatctttattgtacttacATTAAAAGTACAGTATATTTAAATGTTACCCatacattctattatatttttattgttcgcttatgtttagtattgctcatccaaaaactgAACAAATTATAAAAGTATTCTGTCTGGATGATCAGGAAATCCgtccttaaaaaaataatataattttggaatatttcattgatttattatattgatgaaattacaattgaaaacaataaaataacaatagctttgcttatcaaatgaaataaaaaaatatcccgtttctcaagtatatatttttatattgcaggtctagaaatgttatgtaataaaaatttgaattaaaaaattaaagggaaccaaaacttttgcttatcatTTCACTCGGAGAATGGAtggattcatttgagcgtgtacagttttgtttataattagtagaaagacaaaaaataatgaaactatatggtgcgaggcggcaatgtcccagtggggaatgtaatgccaatgaagaagaagaagaagaatatggtGCAAGAAGTGTCCTTTTCATTACTGTTTCTGGTGCTGGGCAAGCGGTAGTTTACTGGCTTCTGAATCGAGGTAAGTATTTTAAGTGTTATACAACATAAGTTCAATGTACAGTCGCGGTGCGCTGCTTGGGTCACAACCAAGGTCACAACCTgaacccaactaacgaattctgtTTTTTAgttagttgggtcaactgacacCAATTTGAACTCGTGCATTCCAatttgaacatcacaaatgatgtccataATGGCGTCAAAACCCATTTTCGGCGTTTGCATTGAATTTTGATGTATgaatgctttttagttgggccatggcccaaccagcggaggggGAATGTAATGTAATGACCCATGTATTAAAAGCCAACCAGCGAATCACGACTGTAATgcacgcagtggttcatcccgatcaacaaaacaaattatGTGTTATCAACACCTGATATTGAAATCTTTAAAGTACTTTTATGgtagccttacacctcgggaatttcaTTAGCGGATTCtctccccatgcatttttgcatatgcgatgttttcgggatttgggcacggaaaatcaaaatcccggccccatttaaagtacacggggaccaaattccggcggaaaattttcccgaggtgtaaggcagcctttaaGAGGGTCCTTATTTTTCATCGCCAAAgcaatttgaaacattttcaaGGGGTAAACCACTCGGCACAATATCAGAATTACTAATTGTGCTCATTCTGTGCCGAAATGTGTTTTAACTGTGCCGAAATGaggtgaaaataaaaaaaataagttggcTGCACTGGTTCGTGGAATGTCATTACGgacgaaaattttgtttttgtttcatttttgtcACCTGTTTGATACGGAACCTGCAATGGCTGAAAAGAAGCGAGAACTTTGACGAGACCGGATTCAACGGAGCAGGGAATCAACTTGGTCGTGCTTAAGATGGTGTAAGTTTCGAACCAAAACGGTAGAACAGAACAGAACTAAAGTGCAAAGGAGCTCAGGAGAATTTCTCAGATTCCAACGGGACATATAAAAACGATGAAGATACCTACGATTGTCCCACAACGAGACACTTTTGGTAAACTTCCCTAATTCCTTCGAACTTTCGTTATACATATGTCTTTGGTTTAAAACTTCCACCATCTTAAGCAAGACCAAGTCCGTCTCCTCGGTAATTTTCCACTTCATCGGGagaaaaattcataaaaatggaATTTCAGCTTTTTCTTTTCCACACATTGAAATTTAGAAAGGGTAAATACCATCGCTCTACGGGATGGTCTCACATTGACAAGAATCAAACATGAAAAtgttttcataatttcatataGATTTACCACAGGGAGAACGACACAAGTTTTTCCAAGCCATAAAATTCCGAAAAAGCCCGCAGGAAAGACGACAAAATATGCACAGGCCAGTTTTAGCAGGATATGCCTTGGGATATGCAgtcttttttgggatttttcgacatggaaaaaaaatgtaaaaccaCGGTGAACAAGGTTTCCAATTCATATAGttttccattatattcaatagaACAGTTAGAAATGTATGCGTACCTGCACACAGTTTCAGTGCACGATATTTAACCGGTTTGTTTCAATCGGATCATCATGTTTCAGGTTATAACCACTTATAACGATTGCTGAAGTCATGAGAATTTGTTGAAATAATCGGTATTTTAATTCGTGCTTTTTAAGGTACCCTGTAAAAAGCGTATGAATAGAATTATTTTTCGTACACTCTTCGAATCCAGCCAACTCAGCGCGTTGCAGTTGGTAGCTCTGCTGATCCTGTCATTAACATCAAAACCTGAAAACGAGAAGGGTGCCTAGATGTGCCGATAATGTGCCGAATTGTGCCGCGGGCACATTGTGCCGAGTGGTTTACCCCTTGAACATTTTTGATAACTTGTtccttttcagaaatcaagCTTATGATAAAATATTGCTGCTCGCTGCCTTCACTGATTCAAGACCGTGGCTATCATTGGCCAATCACACAAACGGaaggtaattttttttcttttcttctcgacgtacattttctaataaaactgatattcttttataatttacatttttcacaggtttatatttatattcaacTTCGATCTACCTATGCAAGGAAAAATAAGCCATTGGAGATAAATCGAATCCCCTTCTCTAGTAGCAGCAGTTACGGCGTATTTAGCGAGTATAGCGGACTGCGTCATTGCCGACTTTCAGCGTTTATGCACCCGTGTCCAAGTAACAGCAAAGCAAGTTAAAATGAGTAAAAATTAAGTCTGaacttaattaaaattaaattggaaataaaataatttgtaaaacaattaattgtagttcaatcaaaggtaattgcctatttccggggattaaaccacccgacttggacgttaatttacaatgttatgaaaactcatatgtgaatatgtacgttatgtggaagatattgatttgaaaaatgtattggaggtaaccactttcccttcgatgggactcgaacccatgaccctacagtacgctagactggtgctttaaccaactaagctacgaaggacctccgtcggccttcgcaacctagaggctactgaacgagctcgagattcccaaattgtcaaatcactcgcaatccatttctcaagccaatacttccacatgtgtatagtacacgtccacattagaggagcgtgagtatttagaatgtctggcggctctacacattcttcatcagcaacggtactgatcaagtgaggttgtgtgagctatttgccagtcggtcgtcaagctcagacccgaccgcattgcgtaggcaagagcacgcaactcaagttcagttcaatcaaaggtaattgcctatttccggggattaaaccacccgacttggacgtccgacggaggtccttcgtagcttagttggttaaagcaccagtctagcgtactgtagggtcatgggttcgagtcccatcgaagggaaagtggttacctccaatacatttttcaaatcaatatcttccacataacgtacatattcacatatgagttttcacaattaattgtattgtatttttgttgtaatattggagtataatgtattctaaattcTGTTGTTTTTCTACTGTAAAACAATggaaaaagtaattgaaaacatttagaacacaatgttttctattgttttgtcgctcgaaatcatcccattgaagaaccgtaaaatcaattgttttgctccgaattttgtatggaaaattttcgatttttttattgtaaagatacataacaaccccccttttttattgtaaaagccCCATCTACCATttattttatcgtggaaaaccattatttttcatgtgattttattgtttaaattccattatattcaatggtgaaaattataacaataacaataaaatgtatgatattttaatgatattttttatccgggattaccgctcgcggaaaactggattttGGCCAGCGACCCTCCCCTTggcaaaaactgttttcaaGACAAACTTCCACAATCACGGTTTCGATGTAAGATTTTTGTCGCAGAAACTTTTAAATTTGACCATTGTGCTCTGTCACAagcaaaatttgtataacagtAGCAGAGACATGAACCTCTCCAGCGCATGTCACGGGGAACGTTCACGTAAGTCAAACAAACGAAAGAGTAGCAAAAgcaaaccaacaaaacaaacaTCTAAACAACAATCAGTTTGGTGAAATATAATTCGTGATTTCTGTGATAAATCGGTCTTTAACTCACCTGGATCCTGTGCGAAAACGTTCCTTGACACTGCCGGAAGATGCTGTATTTGGAGGATTATCTCGAAAGTAAGTGCAAAATGTTTTTCCGATCGATTATTGTAAATTTTTGCCTGGAGCAAGCGGTCGCGGTTATGATTTGACAGCTTTCGATGGGAAACCTTACGGGAAACGTCGGTCTGGTGGAGGTGCGTTCGCGACTTATGCGCGCATTTTCCAAATGTTGGCGCAAAATTTGAATGCAATCACGTTGCTCAGCAAATCGTTATACCACGGCTAATGATTTTCTATTTCCGATTGCAGTGATTGAGCATTTGCCTCAAGAACTTCGGGATCGCTTTACGGAAATGCGAGAAATGGATCTTTCTGTACAAAGTTAGTAATTACAAGGAAATGTGCATCCTAATTTGAACATTAATAATTTATGGATCACTTCCAGACAACATTGACTCCCTGGACAAACGTGCACGCACCCTCTTCCAGCAGTGTCGTCGTGGTGAGCTTATTGGCAATCAGGCTGATTCGGAGTTCGATTCTATCCGCAAAGACTACTACCGGGTGCTGGAAGACTCGGACGAAAAGGTACAGTTGGCTGGTCAGATGTATGACCTGGTCGATCGCTATCTCCGCCGGTTGGACAGCGAGCTGTACAAATTTAAGTGCGAACTGGAGGCGGATCACAATGGAATAacggaaattctggagaagcgTTCACTGGAGCTGGATTCCTCCACCAGTAATGGAGGACTGAATCAGAAGGAAAACAGATATTTTGATACGCTGACCGGAATTTCGAATGCGATTTCCAGTTCAACCGCCGCTCGGGTTGAAAGCCGATATACTATCAAGCCGGAGAAACGCCGCGAAAGCAGTATGGTGTCCCTATCGTCGTTGGGTGGCGCTCCGCCAGAGAAGCGTCAGGCGGTGGCCACCGCCAGCGCCAGTATTGCGAGTAGTCCTTCAGTCCGTCCGACTACGCCGAATGTTGCAGCTACCAGCGATTCATACCACAAGCTTCCTCCGACCAGTTCCGTCGCGCCCAGAGCTACCTCTTCGGTGGCCTACAATTTGCAACAGTTCGGGGCGGGTAATGTCATTGCGGCTGCTGCCAGCCAAGCCATAGCTCAGACCCAACAGATGCAACAGGGTAGGAGAACCGCCAGCTTGAAGGCATCGTACGAAGCTATTCATGGCGCCGGGGGGACCGGAACGGGACCGCACGATTTGCTAATCAACAGGGAGCTGGCGGGGGCAACGCACAATGCGCTGCAGGCTGTTGATCGTGAAACGAGTAATGCGTTCTCTAATCAGCAGAGGAGACAACATAAGAAGAAACTGACCGCAAATACTTCGGCTGCAGGTTAGTGGGATTGGTGAGGTTTTAGCCAACTTACTTTTTTATTGTGAATATTCCTATTTAGTTACCAATTAAAATGGAGTTTAGTTGATTACAAAACGAAAcatatattttagtttttcatttttcacgttgttgaatttcaatttgaatttcgtAAAATTACGAGTTACCGAAACTTCTACAACTGTTCAAGTATCATCTAAAATACATAAAACTGATAACTTAATCAAGTTAAGTTGAGTTTATGGACACCCTATTTATCAttattaatttataattttgcaaatttgaaGAGGACATGTGGAATATTAACGTCCATTATATGATAAACGAATATTGACCAGTGACCATTGACCAGAACGACTGATGACCAGTGACCATGTCACGCATcagttttttagtggaatgtttttatttgtcataagacgagttgctACTATCCCATTAAATAATATAGGTACTTTACAGATACgaatttcgacctcaacggttAGGTCGTCCAAAGTAGTACTACACGTTTCATGGCAGCCAACCAATGTATTTCGGGTGTATCTATGAGTAGAGCCATTTACAATAGGAGCATATGACAATTCTCATTTCATTTGAGCAATTTCACGTCGCTCTACTCGTAGAATAAGCTCATTTGTGCCCCATGTTTCTATCCTACGATAACTAACATAAAATCCCATTTTGTTTTTCTCCAAATTTGTCATTTTTTAACACCGGTCAAACGAACACACTCATCCACATCACGATCAGCCACACTGTTACAAGCACACCAGAAGCAGCAGCACTCAGCCGCCCTCAGTCCTAACCTGTCCTCCCCGTCTCTAGATCTTTTAGAGCCCTCGGTGCCGGGAGTGCTGTCCGGGGTGGGAGCGGGCTCCCTCGGTGTGGCAGGCGGGACTTCGGTTGCCCCGTCCGGCAGCGGATCGGGTGGTCTCGGGATAGGTGGTGTTGGTGGCGGTGTCGGCATCGGTGCCGGTATCGGAACCAGTTCCGGTGGATCGGCACATACGGCTCACCTGCCGGGTGGCCCCCCGCTGGGACCGAGCGTGGTGCTCAACGAGAACGGCATGGTGGTGGAGCAGACCCCGGAGGGCGAGTGGACCTACGATCCGAACGAACCGCGCTACTGCATCTGTAATCAGGTCTCGTACGGCGATATGGTTGCATGCGATAATGAGGATGTGAGTATCGAGCTCTTGGGAGCGGTGATGacgttttattggattttaatttttacattCGTTCACAGTGTCCCTTCGAGTGGTTCCACTATCCGTGTGTGAACATCACATCGACGCCGAAGGGCAAGTGGTACTGCCCGCAGTGCAGCAGCTCGATGAAGCGACGCGCCTCTCGGAAGAACTAATGATGCACGTGGCGACCGGGAGCGCGGTACATGGATACGGTAATTTGGCAATTCATCGTTCCAGAGCATGCCGTAGCATTGCTGCTAATACCTACAAGAAATTTATATTGTTGGGCGTGCGCCCCATG
Encoded proteins:
- the LOC134207830 gene encoding inhibitor of growth protein 3 isoform X2, whose protein sequence is MLYLEDYLEMIEHLPQELRDRFTEMREMDLSVQNNIDSLDKRARTLFQQCRRGELIGNQADSEFDSIRKDYYRVLEDSDEKVQLAGQMYDLVDRYLRRLDSELYKFKCELEADHNGITEILEKRSLELDSSTSNGGLNQKENRYFDTLTGISNAISSSTAARVESRYTIKPEKRRESSMVSLSSLGGAPPEKRQAVATASASIASSPSVRPTTPNVAATSDSYHKLPPTSSVAPRATSSVAYNLQQFGAGNVIAAAASQAIAQTQQMQQGRRTASLKASYEAIHGAGGTGTGPHDLLINRELAGATHNALQAVDRETSNAFSNQQRRQHKKKLTANTSAADLLEPSVPGVLSGVGAGSLGVAGGTSVAPSGSGSGGLGIGGVGGGVGIGAGIGTSSGGSAHTAHLPGGPPLGPSVVLNENGMVVEQTPEGEWTYDPNEPRYCICNQVSYGDMVACDNEDCPFEWFHYPCVNITSTPKGKWYCPQCSSSMKRRASRKN
- the LOC134207830 gene encoding inhibitor of growth protein 3 isoform X1: MLYLEDYLEMIEHLPQELRDRFTEMREMDLSVQNNIDSLDKRARTLFQQCRRGELIGNQADSEFDSIRKDYYRVLEDSDEKVQLAGQMYDLVDRYLRRLDSELYKFKCELEADHNGITEILEKRSLELDSSTSNGGLNQKENRYFDTLTGISNAISSSTAARVESRYTIKPEKRRESSMVSLSSLGGAPPEKRQAVATASASIASSPSVRPTTPNVAATSDSYHKLPPTSSVAPRATSSVAYNLQQFGAGNVIAAAASQAIAQTQQMQQGRRTASLKASYEAIHGAGGTGTGPHDLLINRELAGATHNALQAVDRETSNAFSNQQRRQHKKKLTANTSAAATLLQAHQKQQHSAALSPNLSSPSLDLLEPSVPGVLSGVGAGSLGVAGGTSVAPSGSGSGGLGIGGVGGGVGIGAGIGTSSGGSAHTAHLPGGPPLGPSVVLNENGMVVEQTPEGEWTYDPNEPRYCICNQVSYGDMVACDNEDCPFEWFHYPCVNITSTPKGKWYCPQCSSSMKRRASRKN